The DNA window CACGCAACGCTGGGCGACACTTTACAGCCAGCTCGTCGACCTCAAAGTCATCACCGCCCCTATCGAACCCGCGAAAGCCTACACCCTGCAATTCCTGCCCCAATAGCCCGTCAGTCTGAGCGAAGCGAAGAATCCCCGCATCTCGCTCGCGCCCACAAACGCCGTTTCCATAGATACACCGACCGAGACAATATGCCGCCAGAACCAACCGACGAATCCTTCATGGCCGAAGTCATACACTTCACCATAAAGTCCATGAAAACGACCACGCCAGTCCCGTTCGGCGCTCTCATCGTCGACACCGCCACCGGCAAGCCCCTGATGAAGGCCTTGAACGCGGTCGCCGCCGAGAACGACCCCAGCTCCCACGCCGAGCTCCGAACCGTCCGCAAAGCCTGCAAGAAGCTCGCGAAGCAGGGCAAAGGCCGCTCACTCAAGGGCTACACCATGTACTCCACCTGCGAGCCCTGCGCGATGTGCATGGCGAACATCCTCTGGTCCGGCCTCGACCGCGTCGTCTACGCCGCGACTATCGAAGACGCCAACCGCCACTGCAACCAGATCCACATCCCCGCCCGCGAGGTCTCCACACGCAGCGACATGCCCTGCATCGTTGACGGCCCGCTGCTCCGCGACGAAGCCTATGCCCTGTTCACCCACCCCAACATGCTCAAAGTCTTCGAGAGCTGGAAGTCCGGAAGCCGTACATTGAAGAAGCAGGCAAAGAAAGGCAAAGCATGACCGACTCACAGATCGCCGCCCTGACCGCCTGCCTCTCCGACCCCGCGCGCCTCATCACCAACGCCCAAACTGTCCAGCGACTCTCCCGCGACTTCTACTGGTACTCCCCCATCCTCAAGAAGCAGCTCGAAGACAAGACAGCCGACGTAGCCATCCAGCCCACGTCTGTCGAAGAAATAAGAAGCATCCTGACCTACTGCCACCAGCAAGAGATCCCTGTCACCGCACGAGGCGCAGGCACCGGCAACTACGGCCAGGCCATCCCGCTTGAGCGCGGAGTCGTCCTCGATCTCATCAAGATGGACGCCATCGAAGCCATCACCCCCGACGGCGTAGCCATCTGCCAACCCGGAGTCCGCCTCGGCGTCCTCGAAGCCGCTGCCCGCGAGCAGGGTTTCGAACTCCGCTGCTATCCCAGCACCGTCGTCAAAGCCTCCGTCGGCGGCTTCCTCGGCGGAGGCTCCGGTGGCATCGGCTCCATCGCCCACGGCGGCCTGCGTGACTTCCAGACCGTCCGCGCCATCGAAGTCGTCACCATGGAAGCCACCCCGCGCGTCGTCCTCCACGAAGGCACTGCCGTCCACGACGTCATGCACTCCTGGGGCACCAACGGCATCATCACCCGCATCTGGCTCGCGCTCACCCCAGCCGTCGAATGGGCCCAGTGCGTCGTCGCCTTCCCTACCTTTGACGAAGCCTTCACCTTCAGCGAACAGATCGCCGTCTCCGAAGCCTGGATCAAGCGCCTCATCACCACCTTCGAGTGGCCCATTCCATCCTGCTTCACCCCGATCGCCCAGGTCACACGCGAAGGCAAATCCCTGATCTTCTTCATGATCGCGGCCGCCCAGTTAGAAGCCCTGCAAGCCGCCGCCATCGAAGCCGGTGGCGAGATCACGCTCGCCGCGCCGTACACCGGCCTCCGCACCCTGCCGCTGCTCTCCGACTACACCTGGAACCACACCACCCTCTGGGCCATCAAGCAGGACGACACCTTCACCTACCTCCAGTGCGGCTTCAACCCCGGCACCGTCCGCGACCAGTTCGCGCAGCTCAAAGCAAAGTTCGGCGACGAGATCCTCTTCCACATCGAGTGGATGAAGAACGGCACTGGCACCATCATCCCCGGCTCCATCCCGCTCGTGCGCTACACCACCGAAGGCCGCCTCAACGAGATGATCGACTTCTGCCGCAGCATCGGCGTCGGCGTAGCCAACCCTCACGTCAATAACGTCGAAGGCGGCGGTCGCTACCGCGAAGACAACGTCCAGCTCCAGACCAAGTACAAGTACGACCCCAAAGGCCTCCTAAACCCCGGCAAGATGACGACGTTCATCGCCAAGGAAGTTATCCCTATCTGATCGCACGAGCATTCTGGGTGCGCCATCCATGCGGTCTTATCGCATGGGTGGGATCGAACAAGTTCAACTCAGCAAGGAAAACAAATGCAAACCTGGATCCCCGACTCCCGCCAATTCGCCTATCTCAACTGGAAACAAGTCGACGCCCTCGACCGCGACAAAACTTTATTAGTCCTCCCCACAGCCGCCATTGAGCAGCACGGCCACCACCTCCCGCTCGCCACCGACACCCTCATCAACAACGTCCTCCTCGGCAAAACTCTGTCGCAGCTCCCAGCAGACGCCCCCGTCTACGCCCTGCCTCCCGTCTGTTACGGTAAGAGCAACGAACACATTGGCTTCCCCGGCACGATGGCGATCTCCGCGCAGACCTACATGGCCGTCCTCCGCGACCTCGGCGCCAGCCTCCACGCCGCCGGCTTCAAGAAGCTCGTCCTCTACAACTCGCATGGCGGCAATACCGCGCTCAACGACGTCATGGCCCGTGACCTCCGCGCCGAGTTCGGCCTGCGCACCTTCCAGATGGGAGCCTCCGGCGGCGCAAAGTTCCCCGAAATAAGCGAGCAGGAACGCGCCTACGGCTTCCACGCCGGCGAGTACGAGACCTCCGTGCTCCTCGCCGCCACACCCGCGCTCGTCGACACCACCGCCTACACCGTCAACTACATCGCGGACATCACAAAGCCCGAACTGCTCAAACCAGAGTTCGCCCCCGCCACCTTCGCCTGGCTCACTCGCGACATCGCACCCTCCGGCGTCATGGGCGACCCCAACCCCTCCACCGCTGAAAAGGGTGAGCGCTGGATCGAAGCCGCCGCCACCGCCGCCGCAGCCTGCCTCGAAGCCATGCTCGCCTACGAGAACCCCCACTAAAGATTCGTCATCTCGACCGGAGCATCGCAGCCGTATCGCGATGCGCAGTGGAGAGACCCCCGCATTTCGCTCTGCCTTTGCCGTTGCATAGTCTTTCTTTGTCATTCCCGAAGGGAATCTGCTTTTGTCTCTTCCGTTCCAATGAGCGACCCCTGAGAGCCACATGACCGAGCCAACGAAAATAATCAACATGGGCAACGGCGTAACCCTCCGCCGCTCCATCCCCTGCCGCATGTCCGACGGCGTCACCCTCCTCTCCGACCACTACGCTCCCGCCGACGCATCCACCCCGCTCCCGACGATCCTCATGCGCCAGCCCTACGGTCGAGACATCGCCTCCACCGTCGTCTACGCGCACCCGGCATGGTTCGCCCGCCGCGGCTACAACGTCGTCATCCAGGACGTCCGCGGACGCGGCGACTCCGGCGGGCACTTCTATCCCTTCCTCCACGAAAAACAGGACGGTGCCGAGACCATCGCGTGGCTCCGCACCTTGCCCGAGTCCAACGGCAAGGTCGGCATGTATGGCTTCTCCTACCAGGGCATGACGCAGCTTCTAGCCGCCGCCGCCCAGCCCGAAGGCCTGCTCTGCATCTCCCCAGCTATGGCAGCGACCGACCTCTACCACGGCTGGTTCTACAACAACGGCGCGCTCCGCCTCGCCTCGTCTGTGGGCTGGGGCCTCCAGATGCTCAAGGAGGACGCCCGCCGTCTGAACCTCCGCGAAGCCAGCGAGCGCCTCGAACGCGCCTGGGCCAATCTTCCCGCGCAGTTCCTGGAAACCCCATACGCCGCCCATCCCGCGATCAAGGCCAACGCCCTCAGCAAGTACGTCGTCGATTGGATCGAGCACAACGCTCCCGGCGATTTCTGGTCGCGCATGGACCTCAGCACCTCGCTCGAACAGATCACCATCCCCGCCCTCCACGTCTCCGGCTGGTACGACACCTACCTCAACGGCACCATCGCCGGCTTCAGATCTCTAACTGAAAACGCCGGCACCGCCCACGCCCGCGACAACCAATACCTGCTGGCCGGCCCGTGGGTCCACATCCCTTGGGGCAACCGCATCGGCACACAGAACTTCGGCCCCGAGGCGCTGCTCGACACCGACGACTTGTTGCTGCGGTGGTTCAATCACTGGCTCAAAGACTCCGGCGAGTTTGCCGCCGAGCCGAAGATCAAGCACTTCGCCCTGAACCAAAACAAGTGGCACCCCGCCGCCACCTGGCCCACCGAGTCCTCACTGGACCTCTACCTTCACAGCGAAGGCCGCGCCAACTCCAGCAAGGGCAACGGCAGTCTCCGCGCCGAAGCGCCCACGAACGAAGAAGCGTCCGACATCCTATCCGTAGACCCCGAAGTTCCCGTCATCGCCCCCGGCGGCATCGCCTCAGCCAGCGGCTGCTTCAACCAGGCCGCCGCGCAGCAGGGCAACAACGTCCTCGTCTACACCTCAGATCCATTCGATAAAGCACTCCACATCTTCGGTACTCCCAGCATCACCCTCCACGCCAGTACCTCCGCCCCGCACGCCGATCTCGTCGCCAAGCTAACCTGCGTCCGCCCCAACGGCGACGCCGACTTCATCTGCATCGGCATCGCCCGCAGCAGTTTTCTCTTCGAGCACTACACCCCCGACACCCCGCACATCTGGCGCTTCGACCTCGAACCCACATCCTGGGTCTTCCAACCCGGCGAGCGCCTCCGCCTCGAAGTATCTGGCAACAGCTATCCGCTCTACGACCGCAACCCCCACACCGCCGTCAAACCGTCTCACGCAGACTCATGGAACTGGAAACGCTCCACCCACATCCTCCACCACACCATCGAACTCGCATCGGCGCTTCACCTGCCCGTCGTGGGTTGAGTTACGCTAAGAGCAAAATCATTCCAAAAGAATCGTCATCTCGACCGGAGCCAAGCGCAGTGGAGAGACCCCCGCATTTGTCTTGGTCCTTAGGCGGCACTGCACCATGACCAACGAAACCATCACCGTCCCCGCCATCGCCATCGACCGAGCCACCAAGAGCTACGGCACCGGCACGACCATCCTCAAGGACATCTCCCTCAACGTCGCAAGAAAAGAGTTCGTCAGCATCATCGGCCCCTCCGGCTGCGGCAAGTCGACGCTGCTGAAGCTCGTCGCCGGTCTCAGCCCCATCACCTCCGGCACCATCGCCGTCGACGGCATGACACCTACCAACGCCCGGGAGATTGTCTCCTTCATCTTTCAGGAAGCGACTCTTCTCCCCTGGCGCACCGTTCGCCAGAACATCGTCCTCGGCCTTGAACTCGAAGGCATGGCCCGCGAACGCCGCACAGAAAAAGTCAACGAAGTCCTCCAGCTCGTCGGCCTCGCTCACGTCGCCGACTCCTACCCTCGCCAGCTCTCAGGCGGCATGAAGATGCGCGTCTCGATAGCTCGGGCGTTAGCAACACGCCCGCAAGTGTTACTTCTCGACGAACCCTTCGCAGCGCTCGACGAGATGACCCGCGACCGCATCAACGAAGACCTCCTTCGTCTCCGCGCCGAGCAAGGGTGGACCTCGCTCTTTGTAACTCATTCGGTTGCAGAAGCCGTCTTCCTCTCCACCCGCATCCTCGTCCTCGCCCCGCACCCCGGCCGCGTCGCACATGATATCGCCATAGACCTGCCCTTCCCGCGAAACGAAGAGACCCGTTCCACCCCTGCCTACGAGCAAGCCGTTGTAGAAGTCTCCCGCGCGCTTCGCAGCGTCAGCGTCGGAGGTAACACAAACCTATGAAGATCTTTCGCAATGTGGCGCAGACGCTCGGCATCCTCGCCGCAATCCTGCTCTTTTGGCAGTGCATCGTCTGGCTCTTCAATCTCAAGCCCTACATCTTTCCTGCGCCGCTCGACGTCCTCAAAGCCATCGAAGCGCGCTATCCAGAGCTGCTAGCCTCTTTGAGCCTTTCAGCATCCGCCGCAGCAGCCGGGCTTTTCGCTGCGCTCATTGCAGGCATCGCCATCGCGCTCGTCTTCGCGCAGTCACCATGGGTGCGGAAGATGTTCTACCCCTACACCATCCTGCTGCAGACCGTGCCCATCGTCGCCGTCGCTCCGCTCATCATCATGTGGATCGGCCCCGGCCTCTTTGCAGTCACGCTGATCACCTTCATCATTTGTCTCGCGCCCATCATCGCCAACACGACGCTCGGCCTCATCAGCATCGACCGCAACCTCGTCGACCTCTTCCTCATGCACAACGCCACCCCGGCCCAGGTGCTCTTCAAACTCCGCATGCCCCACGCCCTGCCTTCGATCTTCACCGGCATTCGCATCTCTTCCGGCATAGCCGTCATCGGCGCACTCACCGGCGAGCTCTTCGCCGGCTCCGCGCGCGTCGGCCAGGGCGGTCTCGGCTACGCGATCCAGTACGCCAGCGCCCAAACTGAGACGCCCTACCTCTTCGCCCTTGTCCTCGCTGCATCCGCCCTTGGCTTCGCCTTCTTCTTCATCGTCATGGGCCTCGAGTGGTACTTCCTCCACCAATGGCACGAGTCCGCCCGCTCCACCGAACTCGAATAACCCCACCTTGATTGTCATTTTTCGTCATTGCAGGGCCTTTGTTTGTCATTCCCGAAGGGAATCTGCTGTTGCCGCTGCTCTTGGTGTCGCCGTTGCCGTTGCCTCTAGGTAGGCCAAGGCATTAGCCTTGGCATCACAACATCGCCACGATGAGGGGCTCTGGCGCCGGAGGTATGCGACCATTACGCTCCATCCGTCTTGCTTAAGGGCACGGCTTCAGCCGTGCCACAACCATCCTCCTGCAACGCGGCTTTAGCCGCTGAGGACATATCTCCGATGCTTCGCCTCGAAACCCCCACCGGCTACTGGCTAGTCACCCACCCCGATCACGCACACCTCGCCGGCGCCATCGCCACCCACTGGGGCAACGATCTCTTCACCTCACCCGAGCCCCGCACCAACGTCCTCCTCGGCGTCCACTCCCACGACGACGGTTGGGCACTCCGCGACATCTCTCCCTCGATCACAAGACAAGGCAAGCCCTCCGCCTTCTCCGTCGAACTCGTCGGCAAGTACTCCGCCTTCGAAGAGATTGACCTGCAGGACTACCTCAACGTCCGCGAGCGCGCCGTAGCCGAAGTCGCGGTCCAGGACGCCTACGCCGCTCTACTCGTCTCCAAGCACACCTACAATCTCCTCACCGCCCGGGCCGACCGCTCCACCATCGCGCCCGATCTATTGCCCTTGCTCGACAACTTCCTGGAACGCCAGCGCACGCTCCAATCCGACCTCCTCACCACCATCCGCGCCGACTCGTCATTCACGTCAGAAGACACCTCCGACGCCACCATCGAAGACCACTTCCGCCTCCTGCAAGCCTGCGACAACATGTCCCTCCTCACATGCGTCGACTTCGCTGCCCCCGCAACCCTCCTGCATCCTCTGTCCACCATCGACGGCCATCAGGAGATCACAGTCACCCCACTCGGCAACCGTACCTTCCGCCTGACACCTTACCCACTCGACCAGGAAAAGATCACCATCGACTTCCCAGCCCGTCACGTCACCGGAAAGACCTTCGCCTCTTCAAGCGACCTGGCCACCCTCTTCCAAGCCGCTCCCATCGATACGCTCACCGTGACTCTCTCTGCCTGAGCGCATCTTTCGCGTACTCTAAAAGATGGGCCGCCGCACAGGCCCATCTAAGGAGCCACCAAGAGTGTCCGCAGTAAAGATCATCGAATCCCCGCGACTCGCCTGGCAGCATCTTCCCAAGTCCATGCCCGCCGAGATCAAGGCTGACTACCTCCGCACCCTCATCGCCGCCGGCTTCAAGTACATCGACGCCGTCAGCTTCGTCGGTCGTGCGCTCGTCCCACAGATGGCCGACGCCGAACTCGTCCTCGAGTACCTCGACCCGCCCGACGACGTCGAGATCACCGGCCTCGTATGGGATACCAAGGGGGCAGAGCGCGCCATCAAGTCCGGCTCCATCCAGACCTTAGCCTTCCCTTACTCGCTCTCTCCCGCCTTCCTGCAGCGCGAACAAGACCACTCTCTCGAAGACGCGCTTGAGCTGCTCGAAGAGGTCGGCACACTCGCCTACAAAGCTGGCATCGACCTCGTCGCCCACGTCTCCATGGCCTTTGGCAACCCGCTCGGCGATGACTGGAGCATCGAGGAAGCCGTCAACGCCGTCGACCTCCTTGTCGAAGGCGGCGTCACCCAGATCACTCTCGACGACACCGCTGGCCTCGCGACACCCAGGCTCATCAGCGACCTTTTCTCTGACGTCTCCGCCGTCCACGACGAGGTCGACATCGGCCTACACCTCCGCGCCCTGCCCCAGGACGCCGCCATCCGCATCCGCGCCGCCTACGAAGCTGGTTGCCGCCGCTTCAACACCCTCCTCGGCGGCTTCGACTCGACGGTAGCTCTCGGCAATACGCTTGCCCCGACCATCCCCACCGAACTCGCCCTTACCGAACTCCGCAGCCTTGGCGCAGAACTCGACGACATGCGCCCGGTCGAGTCCATCGTCCACGCCGCCTCCGAGATCGCCCGCAAGTACGGAGCCCGCGTCCAATGAGCATCCCATTACGTTGAGTTCATCATCCCCACTCGAAGATCCGTCATCTCGACCGGAGCGAAGCGTAGTGGAGAGACCCCCGCATTTCACACTCACTGAAGAGGTAAAGCATCCCTTGGAAGTCACCCCACAACCCAGCGAAACCCGCGTCCGCGTCCGCTATGCCGAAACCGACCAGATGGGCGTGGTCTACCACGCCAACTATCTCATCTGGTTCGAGGTCGGTCGCGTCGAACTCATGCGCCAACTCGGCCTCAACTATCGAGACATGGAACGCCAAGAAGGCTGCGGCATCGCCGTCGTCGAAGCCAACGCCCGCTACCGCTCCCCCGCTCGCTACGACGATGAGCTCATCGTTCGCACTCGCCTCACCGCAATGCGTGGCCCGGTCATCAAGTTCGGGTATAGCATTGTCCGCGCGTCCGATGAGACGCTCCTGTGCGAAGGCCACACCGTCCACGTCGTCGTTGACGGCACCATGAAAAAATGTGCCCTTCCACAGAGATATGCGGAACGTTTGGCCGCCTGCCTCATCCCATAAGGCGAGTCACAAGCAACGGAGGAACCACCCATGAGCACCACGAAGAAGATCGCCCTCGTCACCGGCGGCAATAAAGGCCTCGGCCTTGAAACCAGCCGCCAGCTCGCCGCCGAAGGCGTCACCGTTCTCCTCGGAGCCCGCGACCTCGCCAAGGGCGAAGCCTCCGCCGCCCCGCTGAAGGCCGAAGGCCTCCATGTCCGCGCCGTTAAGATCGACGTCGATGACCGTGCCGACCACACCGCGATCGCTGCCTTTATCGAGAAGGAGTTCGGCGTGCTCGACATCCTCGTTAACAACGCCGGCATCATGGTCGATGGCGGCGCGCTCGGCACCAACACCACGCTTACCGTCTCCGAAGAGAACACCCGCAAGACATTCGACACCAACTTCTTCGCCGTCGTAGCTCTCACCGATGCCCTGCTCCCTCTGCTCCGAAAGAGCGAAGCCGGCCGCATCGTGAACCTCTCCAGCATCCTCGGCTCGCTCACACTGCACGCCACCAAGGGATCGCCCATCTACGAGGCAAAGACCTTCGCCTATGACACCTCCAAGGTCGCGTTGAACTCTTACACCATCCACCTCGCGCACGCGCTCAAGGACACCAAGATCAAGGTCAACTCCGCCCACCCCGGCTGGGTCAAGACCGATATGGGAACCGACGCCGCTCCGATGAACGTAGTCGACGGCTCAAAGACCTCAGTGTGGCTTGCCACCCTTCCCGAAGACGGCCCCACCGGCGGCTTCTTTCACATGCACGACACCCTGCCCTGGTAACTCGATCTTTGCGCGTTCGTAGCGACAGCCGCCGCGATGAACGCGTCGAACGAAGTCCGCTGGATACGCCTTGCTTAAGAGCACGGCTTCAGTCGTGCCGCAGACTAATCGTCGACAGTGCGGCTTTAGCCGCTGAGGTACGCCTTTCTCTCTAAAAACCATTCTGACAACCGGTCTTCAGCGAACTCCGCTGAAGGCCGTTCCGCATGCGCTCACGAAACCCTCCAGCACCGCCGATAACCCCACTGGAGACGCGCGTCGCAGACAGCCATGTCCATCGCCAAACTATTCTTTGGAAGAATGACCATCGGCAGGAAGCTCTTTCTTAGCTTCGGCGCTGTCATGGCCATTACTTTGCTCATCGCCCTCGGCGCTCTCGTCAACAACGCCGCCCTCAGCGCCACAGTCGAGCGCGTCGTCTACTCCACGGCAGTCAAGCAAGCCGTGGCCGACGAGATCGATATCAAAGTGACAAATCTGATCGCCATTGAACGCGGCATGTACCTGCACACCCTCCTGAAGGACCGTGCCTCCGCAGACGACTTCAATCGCGCCTACCTCGCGGAGGCCGACAAGCTCACCCTCCTATCCCAGCGCCTCGAACCTCTCCTCACCACGCCTGAAGACACCCAGGTCTCCGCGCAGATCAGCTCCGGCGTCCTTCAACTTCGCCATCTCCACGAACAGGCGTACACCCAGATCAGCCAGCCCTCCGCCATCGCGCCTCTCAGCCTCTACACGGGGCAGTTCGCTCCCCTTGCCGCACGAACCAAATCGCTCGCCGACGATCTCCTTGATCGCCAGACGCGCCTCACCCCGCAGGAGTCCCTCTTTGCACGCGCGGAAGAGTCCAAGGCCCGCTGGCTTACCTGGGCCATGCTCTTCCTCTTCTGCGTCGCCGGCATCGTCCTCACCTTCATCGTCGCCGACATTAACCGCAGCCTCCGCCACACCGCCACCGACCTTAGCCGCGGTGCCGCCCAGATCGCAGCCGCCGCCATCCAGGTCTCCTCGTCCAGCCTCTCGCTCGCCGAAGGTGCATCCGAGCAGGCCGCCTCCATTGAAGAGACCTCGGTCGCCGCCGAGCAGATCAGTGCCATGGCCCGCAGCAACACCGACAACGCCCAGGCCACCGCTGGCGTCGTCGCCGAAAGCCAGAACCACATCGCCGAAGGCAACCGCTCGCTCTCCCAGATGCTCTCCGCCATGGAAGGCATCGCCACCTCCAGCGTCCAGATCTCAAAGATCATCAAGGTCATCGACCAGATCGCCTTCCAGACCAACATCCTCGCCCTTAACGCCGCCGTCGAAGCCGCACGCGCCGGAGAAGCAGGCATGGGCTTCGCCGTCGTCGCCGATGAGGTCCGCAACCTCGCCCAGCGCAGCGCCCAGGCCGCCAAGGACACAGCTACCCTCATCGAGGACTCCATCGCTCGCTCCCTCGCCGGCAAAGCCAGCGTCGACGAGGTCGCAGAGGCCATCCGCTCCATCACCACGCAGTCATCCCGCGTCAAAATCCTCGTCGATGAGATCCACACCGGCAGCCGCGATCAGTCCCGCGGCATCGACCAGGTCAGCCGCGCTGTCCTTCAGATGGAACACGTGACCCAGGCCACTGCCTCCAACGCCGAGCAAAGCGCCGCTGCAGCCAATCAGCTCAAGTCCCAGTCCCAGACCATGCGGGAGATCGCCAGTGCCCTCGGCGCGATGGTGGGCGGCATCGAGAAGGAGTATCCCGAACCCTCTGGCGGACCAGCACCATCGAACCGCGCCGCGACTTCTTACGCGACGGTCACTCCAATCGACAAGCTGCACTCCGCCGCTCGAACTCCCGATCGTAGACGACGCGACACTCCCGGCTCTTCATCCACACGGCGCTTCACCGATCGACGTTCCTTTTCGCCGCCCTCGCGTGATGAAGACGAAGACTTCCACCCATTCTGAACAGGTCGCCTGAATCAAAGTTTGCGACTCATTTAGTCGTAATTTACGCGGCAATTTGTAACGTGTATCTTCACTCCGCAGACAACCGTGTAGCTCCGCGGAGAGTCACAATGCTTGAAAAGAACTAAGTGCAAGACAAAAAGGAGGTTTCAGATGCAGGCAATTCACGAAGGACAATGCGGTGCATGTGGTCACTTCGGCGAACATCATAAGAGCGATGTGCTCGTAACGATCCTCTCCACCAAGAAGGCCGATGAGTCTTTCCTGGAAGATTGCGGCCTTCCTAAGAACGCAGCGATCCACCTGAAGGTCTCCCCCATCAGCGGATGCGACGGCTTCGTCCCAGCCGCTTCCGCATAAGACGATCTTCCTTGCTTGAGTCGCAGTCGAAACGGCGGAGCCCATCGGCTCCGCCGTTGCACGTTCACCGAGCCTCGTCATCCTTCGGCCTTCTCGCTCCAGTCACACATCCACGCTCCATCCTCTCGTATCATCGAGAGGACAGGAGACACCTTGCCACTCGAAACCCAAGCCCCGAATCAAGACCTCGCAATCGTCATCATGGCGGCCGGCAAAGGCACCCGCCTCAAGAGCAAGCGCCCTAAAGTCCTCCATGAAATCGGCGGACGCTCTTTGCTTCTCCACGTCATCGCCGCCGCAAAGTCCCTCGTCCCCGCCGACCGCATCTACTGCGTCATCGGCCACGAAGCTGACATGGTCCGTCACGCCGTCGCCCACGCCGGCGTCCACTTCGTCCTGCAGGCTGAGCAGCGCGGCACCGGCCACGCTCTCCAGACCGCAAAGGCCCACTTCGCCGCAACCGGCGATCCCCTCCCGCAGAACCTGATCGTCCTCTCCGGCGACGCTCCCCTTATCCGTCCGGAGACCCTCCACTCCCTCGTTAGCTTCCACACCGAGCAGCACGCCGCGATGACCAT is part of the Granulicella aggregans genome and encodes:
- a CDS encoding nucleoside deaminase; translated protein: MPPEPTDESFMAEVIHFTIKSMKTTTPVPFGALIVDTATGKPLMKALNAVAAENDPSSHAELRTVRKACKKLAKQGKGRSLKGYTMYSTCEPCAMCMANILWSGLDRVVYAATIEDANRHCNQIHIPAREVSTRSDMPCIVDGPLLRDEAYALFTHPNMLKVFESWKSGSRTLKKQAKKGKA
- a CDS encoding FAD-binding oxidoreductase, with product MTDSQIAALTACLSDPARLITNAQTVQRLSRDFYWYSPILKKQLEDKTADVAIQPTSVEEIRSILTYCHQQEIPVTARGAGTGNYGQAIPLERGVVLDLIKMDAIEAITPDGVAICQPGVRLGVLEAAAREQGFELRCYPSTVVKASVGGFLGGGSGGIGSIAHGGLRDFQTVRAIEVVTMEATPRVVLHEGTAVHDVMHSWGTNGIITRIWLALTPAVEWAQCVVAFPTFDEAFTFSEQIAVSEAWIKRLITTFEWPIPSCFTPIAQVTREGKSLIFFMIAAAQLEALQAAAIEAGGEITLAAPYTGLRTLPLLSDYTWNHTTLWAIKQDDTFTYLQCGFNPGTVRDQFAQLKAKFGDEILFHIEWMKNGTGTIIPGSIPLVRYTTEGRLNEMIDFCRSIGVGVANPHVNNVEGGGRYREDNVQLQTKYKYDPKGLLNPGKMTTFIAKEVIPI
- a CDS encoding creatininase family protein produces the protein MQTWIPDSRQFAYLNWKQVDALDRDKTLLVLPTAAIEQHGHHLPLATDTLINNVLLGKTLSQLPADAPVYALPPVCYGKSNEHIGFPGTMAISAQTYMAVLRDLGASLHAAGFKKLVLYNSHGGNTALNDVMARDLRAEFGLRTFQMGASGGAKFPEISEQERAYGFHAGEYETSVLLAATPALVDTTAYTVNYIADITKPELLKPEFAPATFAWLTRDIAPSGVMGDPNPSTAEKGERWIEAAATAAAACLEAMLAYENPH
- a CDS encoding CocE/NonD family hydrolase; amino-acid sequence: MTEPTKIINMGNGVTLRRSIPCRMSDGVTLLSDHYAPADASTPLPTILMRQPYGRDIASTVVYAHPAWFARRGYNVVIQDVRGRGDSGGHFYPFLHEKQDGAETIAWLRTLPESNGKVGMYGFSYQGMTQLLAAAAQPEGLLCISPAMAATDLYHGWFYNNGALRLASSVGWGLQMLKEDARRLNLREASERLERAWANLPAQFLETPYAAHPAIKANALSKYVVDWIEHNAPGDFWSRMDLSTSLEQITIPALHVSGWYDTYLNGTIAGFRSLTENAGTAHARDNQYLLAGPWVHIPWGNRIGTQNFGPEALLDTDDLLLRWFNHWLKDSGEFAAEPKIKHFALNQNKWHPAATWPTESSLDLYLHSEGRANSSKGNGSLRAEAPTNEEASDILSVDPEVPVIAPGGIASASGCFNQAAAQQGNNVLVYTSDPFDKALHIFGTPSITLHASTSAPHADLVAKLTCVRPNGDADFICIGIARSSFLFEHYTPDTPHIWRFDLEPTSWVFQPGERLRLEVSGNSYPLYDRNPHTAVKPSHADSWNWKRSTHILHHTIELASALHLPVVG
- a CDS encoding ABC transporter ATP-binding protein; the protein is MTNETITVPAIAIDRATKSYGTGTTILKDISLNVARKEFVSIIGPSGCGKSTLLKLVAGLSPITSGTIAVDGMTPTNAREIVSFIFQEATLLPWRTVRQNIVLGLELEGMARERRTEKVNEVLQLVGLAHVADSYPRQLSGGMKMRVSIARALATRPQVLLLDEPFAALDEMTRDRINEDLLRLRAEQGWTSLFVTHSVAEAVFLSTRILVLAPHPGRVAHDIAIDLPFPRNEETRSTPAYEQAVVEVSRALRSVSVGGNTNL
- a CDS encoding ABC transporter permease, whose amino-acid sequence is MKIFRNVAQTLGILAAILLFWQCIVWLFNLKPYIFPAPLDVLKAIEARYPELLASLSLSASAAAAGLFAALIAGIAIALVFAQSPWVRKMFYPYTILLQTVPIVAVAPLIIMWIGPGLFAVTLITFIICLAPIIANTTLGLISIDRNLVDLFLMHNATPAQVLFKLRMPHALPSIFTGIRISSGIAVIGALTGELFAGSARVGQGGLGYAIQYASAQTETPYLFALVLAASALGFAFFFIVMGLEWYFLHQWHESARSTELE
- a CDS encoding DUF3891 family protein, which codes for MLRLETPTGYWLVTHPDHAHLAGAIATHWGNDLFTSPEPRTNVLLGVHSHDDGWALRDISPSITRQGKPSAFSVELVGKYSAFEEIDLQDYLNVRERAVAEVAVQDAYAALLVSKHTYNLLTARADRSTIAPDLLPLLDNFLERQRTLQSDLLTTIRADSSFTSEDTSDATIEDHFRLLQACDNMSLLTCVDFAAPATLLHPLSTIDGHQEITVTPLGNRTFRLTPYPLDQEKITIDFPARHVTGKTFASSSDLATLFQAAPIDTLTVTLSA
- a CDS encoding beta/alpha barrel domain-containing protein, yielding MSAVKIIESPRLAWQHLPKSMPAEIKADYLRTLIAAGFKYIDAVSFVGRALVPQMADAELVLEYLDPPDDVEITGLVWDTKGAERAIKSGSIQTLAFPYSLSPAFLQREQDHSLEDALELLEEVGTLAYKAGIDLVAHVSMAFGNPLGDDWSIEEAVNAVDLLVEGGVTQITLDDTAGLATPRLISDLFSDVSAVHDEVDIGLHLRALPQDAAIRIRAAYEAGCRRFNTLLGGFDSTVALGNTLAPTIPTELALTELRSLGAELDDMRPVESIVHAASEIARKYGARVQ
- a CDS encoding acyl-CoA thioesterase — encoded protein: MEVTPQPSETRVRVRYAETDQMGVVYHANYLIWFEVGRVELMRQLGLNYRDMERQEGCGIAVVEANARYRSPARYDDELIVRTRLTAMRGPVIKFGYSIVRASDETLLCEGHTVHVVVDGTMKKCALPQRYAERLAACLIP